In the Equus caballus isolate H_3958 breed thoroughbred chromosome 14, TB-T2T, whole genome shotgun sequence genome, ggccggccccaaagttgTGTAGTTTTATGCCTGACATTCAAGGCTTTGAtcagttttgagttaatttttatataggtTGTGACGTTTAGTTTGAGGTTCAGCTATTTACCTGTGGGTGACCAGTTGCTCCAGCAGCATTTATTAAAAAGgctatccttcctccattgaattgcttttgtacctttgtcaaaaaacaGTTGAATACacttgtgtgggtctattttggAGTTCTCTCTTCTGGTCCATTAATCTGTGTCCAGCCCTTtaccaataccatactgtcttgattactgtagctatatataGTAAGCATTAACATTGGGAAGAGtgagtcctttctctttcttctttttttccagaaactgttttagctattctaattcctctgcttttacataaaattttaaaaataagcttgtCTATGTCTATAAAACACCTTGCTAAGATTTTGATGGGAATGGTGttaaacctatagatcaatttgggagagaattgacatctttattatgttgagtcttccaatcaaTGAACATGGTAAGTCTCTTCAATTTATTTAGGTCTGACTTCTTTTGtcagtattttgtaattttcaacatACAGATCCTTcacacattttgttagatttatacctaagtatttcattttctttgaagctattgtaaatggtattgtttttagTTTCAGCTTCCACATACAGTGTTTGTTGTTAGATATAGAattgtaattgatttttgtgtgttgatcttgtaacctgtgaccttgctaaacttGATTATTAGTTCTGGGAGtttttttttgcaaattccttctgattttctatgtagacaataaTGTCATTTGCACGTATGGACAGTTCTATTTCTTGCaatctggatgtcttttatttctttttcttgccttattgctctggctaggacttacagtactatgttgaataagagtggtgagagtggatatccttactttgttcccaatcttaggaaGATAACATTCAGTCTTTTACAGTTAAGAATAaggttagctataggtttttttgtagatggTCTTTTTCAAGTGGAGGGAATTCccctctgttcctagtttgctgacTGCTTTTGTCATGACTGGGTGTTGGATTtgtaaatgctttttctgtgttacTTGATAAGATCATATGAGTTTTCTTTGGCCTGTTGATATTGTGGATTACATaggttaattttcaaatattaaaccagccttgcatacctgctTGATCACTTGACcatgatgtataattcttttcatacattgctgtatttgatttgctaatattttgttgagggtttttgcatctaagttTATGGGAGATaatggtctgcagttttcttattttatactgtctttggttttggtatcaataCTCTTCTCATAAAGTGAATtgggaaatgttccctcctcttttcttgGAGGATTTGTGTAAAATTAGTGTtaatgtttctttaaatatttgataaaattgtCCAGTGGGACCATCTGGGCTTGGAGAGTTCTTTTTCAGGAACTTCTTAGTTAcaagttcaatttctttaatgattataGAACTATTAAGGTTATCAGTTGAATTTTGGTGATTCGTAGTTTTCAAGGAATTAgttcatttcttctaagttgttgaattaACGAACATAATGAACAATATTATAAAATTGTTCATAgagtttctttttcctccttttattggttTCAAGATCTCTAGTGATATCCTCTATTTTGTTACTGATATTGGGGATTTGTGCcttcttaatttatctttgtcAGTCTTAATTAGAGGCTTATCTTTTTTGCCAAAataatcagctctttgtttcactgatttttctctattgtttttctgtttttaatttcattgatttctgatcttatttttaatttcattccttctacttattttaggctttttttgctgttctttttctagttcttgaaGTAATAACTTAGATTTttaatttgagatctttcctctttcctaatgttaacatttagtgctataaatttccctcttaacacTCTTAGCTGAAACCCATGAAATTTGAtgagttgtattttcatttatctatatatttctggtttcttttgaGACTTTCTTGTTGACCTATGGGTTATTTGGAAGTATGTTGCTTAATTTCTAACTGTTTGAAGATTTTCCTGCTCTCTTTCTGtcactgatttctaattttattccaatATAGGCAgatatatactgtgttttttaaatttgttgagatttttgtctgttttgtttttgttgttgtttgaccCAGGATATTATGTATTGGTGTGAATGTTTCATGGGTGCTtgaaatgtatttgtatttttcctttttaggtaGAGTGTAATATAAAAGCCAATTAGAGATTGTTGTGTGATGGTGTTGTTcagttcttttgtatttttgctgattttttttgtctaGTGCATCTGTCAGTTGCTAAGAGTGGGGTATTGAAATCCTCACCTCTATTTGTGGATGTGTTTGTCCCTCCTTTTAGATTTATCAGTTCTTGTTTTTGTAtttaatgtttgcatgatatgtctttttccatcctttcattttcaatctATCTGTTTCATTACATtcgaagtgagtttcttgtagacaataaATAGTTGGGTCCCATCTGTAATTCTCTGTTTTTTTGCTGGTGAATTTAGACCATttgtatttaaagtaattattgttaTGTTAGGTCTTTGACTCATGGAATTCTTCTTACATCCTTAACCATTCAGCAATAACCACAACACATAAGTcaaatgaatttctttctttctttcttcctctccctctcctctcctttcccctccctttcttcattccttttttttttttattcatggCAGGTGCCTGGGTCCTAAGGGTAGAATTTTCCAAAAGTGAGCATTCCAACAGGCCCATGAGGAACCTCCAAGGCTTCCTAAGACCTAGACTCAGGTCTCAAGTCTCAGAATGCCACTTCTACCACATTCCATTGGTCACACAGGGCCAACCCAAATCCAGTATAGGAGGTGACTGCGCAAGGGCCAGGAATACCAGGAGGTGCAGATCATTGGGTGCCGTCTTTGAGACTGGCTACCACTACCGCTAATTCATATGCTCAAGTTAAAATCAGAGTCACAGACTAATTCAGACCCTGTCAACTAGCTCATCACTCTGAGATTCAACTTTGTCATTTGTAAATTGAGGTCATCTAGTGGATTAGATTTCCACTTAGGTCTCTACTGACTCTGTCATTCTCCATCTGTTTCTCAGTTAgtatctttatatcttttttttccccagcttgaTTGAGGTGTATAGCTaacatttaaaattgtatatatttaagatgtgtaacttgatgatttgatatatgtgtatgtcgtgatttttttttttttttggtcaaacgGATTTCTTGGCATGTTAACATGGTACCATTTTACCACCATGTAAAAGGAAAGATTTAACCATTGTTCCAGTAATCTCTGGACTTCTCTAGAGCTCAGTTTGGCAAACTAATGCAGTTACCGTTGGTTCCAGAAGCAGCCAGTATCCAGTATTAGAGTGTCTGTAGATTATTATAGGTATAGCCAGCCCTGGGTGAATGATCTGGATGATTAAAGAAGCCTGAAACTTTAACCCAATTGAGCAATAGCAAAAGAACttgacattgggcaagttattGCACAGAACTCTTCtttctaaaaaaatgaagatcTGCCAATTAGGgccttttctttctaatttatatACTTTTGATTATAAAGGAAATTGATCAGATTTTAGTTCAGTAGTTTATTCATTGTTATAATCTGACCCTTTCTAAGCCTCTCCCAACTTCTATTTTACCTGAATAACTTCCtccaaaaaatcatcacttgttttaaaaataataagacatGAGTAGGACTGCATCCTCTTGTGTTCCCCTAGGGTTCCTTGTACCTCCCAATCTGTGCCAAGATCCTGACTTAACCTGAGTCTTGTCATAGTCAGCATTAGAATAAACTGACAgtttattcagatattttaaacAGAGACACCTTTCATTTGAGTGACTCCCTCCCAAGGGGAACACTTCAAAAGATAATACTCATTTAGTTTAGTTCAAGTATTTTGAGAGGTGTCTTTCCTATATAATCACATCTTATATACTACCTTTTTAAATTATTCCTGACGCTTGTAACCCATTGTTACAAGGTAAAGTCTATGATTTATGGCCTGGATAGAGATATGGTTTATGGATTTCAAATCACAGTCATCACTGTACTGTATGCCTTTGGCTCCCCACGGCATGGTCTTCTTGCAGCAGTGTCAAATGTTTATGTTCATGTTGATGCTCCTATACTGGACTGGAGGATGGAGAcctttcctttttcatctttgtattccctgaACTTGGCATCCTGCAGATACGTGGTACGCTGATTGAGTGAATTGGGGCTGGTGTATAGGAGAAGCTGAGCTTGGCCCTACTTAAGTTAAAGTTCCATTTTGATAGACTAATTGGGGATTTTTGCTCTGTAATAGTGGATAGAATAATAATGAATACAAATTATTTTGGACAGCACTGTGTAAAGTTCATTTCAGTGACAATACTAAAgcattcaaaaaattttttacaaGTATGTGTTTTGGCCTACCATTTATTTAACCTAATTCTTTGTATTCATTTTACCTTGCTTAACTCCTGTAAGCTATTCTCAAGAGAAGTTCATAGGGGAGGAAACATGAATTGCTTACCCAACGAGATTTGCCTGTCACTGATATTTCACATGTATTCAAACTAACcagatacacaaaaataatttagttACAGTGATTAAATATCTAGGCATAGTATGATTAGCTGTGAGGTAAAGGTATGATACTGTGTTCGAAATTTTCAACCTGTGCCTTATTAATAAAAGAATTCAAGTTCAGCAGTAGATTTCATCTGAGAAAATAGATGCAGATAGAGAGCATCCTTGTATATTAtaattctgatttttgtttacaTTGTGAGTTAGGACAAAACTGTTGGGGAAAGGAGGGACGTACTGGGACTTACTGGTTTCTATTAAAATATAGTGTCGTTATCATTAAattgtctttcctttttattttgtatgaacTAGGTAATAAAGATCCTTAGTAAAACTTCAGATTTTGTGCCCATTTAACCAAAAGTATTTGGCCAAACATTATTTTTTGGAAATATGTGTTTAAAtgatctctgtgtctctttctggaAATACAGCTTTCTAGCACCTTAGGAGAAAGACTTATTTGTGTTCCACATCTGACACGAACTTATTTGCCCTCTTAGTGATTAGGTTTCCCAGtcgttgattttattttttttcttcttttatgatttgATATGTTACAGTCCAGCTTGAATGATGGATTTTAAGTCCAGAAGTATCCTCCAGAATAAATATTCCTGTGTTTAATTCTGTAGTGTCTGTCTCCAGGAGAAATAGTCAGAAGTAGAAGTTCAGATTCAGAGGGGTGCCAGGTTGGTAATTTGGCTCAAACTGCATGGGGAGAATAATCTGTCTCCTAAAATGAAGCACAAGGATAAGTAATAACTTTTTATGCATGAtaagcatcaaaaatatgaaccTGCTGGtccttgcttttcatttttctttacctcTGTCTTTCAGTGAGAACCTCCTGCAGTGTGCACACGATGTGATCAATAACTCAATAACTTTCTTCATGCAGTAATTATCTCCTTGTGATATTATCTGAacactgtttttctttattactcAAAAGATGCAGGAGATATTTATATAACCAGCTGATCCCATTTTGGATAAAGGTGCTTTGTGACAGCAGgagaaatagtttattttaaatagcctttttaaataaatgctctATGAAAAGCTTTTCCAGTTAATTTTCACTTAGCATGAGAAAATGATTACCAAAAAGGTTTAGATCTAAAACTTGTACTTTGTATATTTTACAGTACCATAGTTATTCTTTCTAACTTCCAATAAAGAcagtttaaattaaaatattgaaccATTTACCATAACCATAATTTTTTTGTGATTCCTCTGAATCATTTTAGATACTTAGAGAGGTGTGAGCTGAGTTGTTCTGCCATCTCTGCATGTCTCACAGAGGTTCTTGTTGCAGGCAGAGATCCTGCAGGAGTCCCGGATGATGATCCCAGATTGCCAGCGCAGGCTGGAAGCTGCCTATGCCGATCTTCTGCAGTTAATAGTAAGTGAATACTTCCCTGTcttacatttcaaaatttttcagtCTAATACATGGAagaccaaaattttaaatatttcacactGAAAACTAGTTGGTGATGTATTTTGTTCACTTACTCTGTGtagcagtatatttttaaataattaatggAGTTTAAATTGTGTGTTAAGTTATGCCCTCCAGTAAAAGTACTGTGTCTAGCatgtttattctatttatttaaactTAATTAAATGTATTTGAGTTACCATGGTAGGTATTCACAGTACTAATATTGTCCAGTAATATCTTGAATTATTTGGTTCTCATACATAAAGATCTTTTTTGACACCTTGAAGGTGAGTAGactgtttgaaattttaaaatatccaaattttcaaatgaatttgGGCCTGTATAAAAATAATCTAGGATTCTTTCAGGTTCAAACCTAAAtcaatttagaaggaaaaaaccccTGTAATATAGACAGTCCTCTCATGTTAACTTGGAGCTGGATAACACTGTTATCATACTTGGTATTCTAAATGCCTTGTGATACAGTGGCAGAATCATTTTTACAAAGGATTCTAAGAATAATTAAAAgtcatcttatttcttttttaatagagatAAAAGCATAATACAATGTATAAGCAAGTTGTTATTGCTGTTTGatgataatttgaattttttttgaatAATTTGATGAATTCTAACATTTCCTTTACTAATCTCATTTATGTTTCTATTCCTTAAGCTAATATTATTAACTACATAGCTATCTCCTGATTTGTGGTTGTTTCCTGTATAACAAAAATAATGTGAGACCTTTTCAGGATATTTGTGTGTATTCTTTGAAAGAGAATGAGATTTGTTTTCCCACCAAAATAATATTAGGACTAAATcctaatagaaaaaaagaaaagagagaaatgttcacattttactttaattttgaCACAGAACTCCATATTTATCTATAGGAACCTTTTAAAGGCAGGATAACTCTCCTAAACAGCCAAAATGAAGCTAtggttttgaaataaaagatagaTCAAAGCAGGAACTAATTACTCTATTAAAATGCTACCTGAGACAGAAGCATCATTTGTATTTCCTGacaatttaaatgcttttttctttcatgaatctaATAGCTAAGAAAGTAATAGAAATGCTTGGGGGAAGAAAATGTCTTCGGATGGTATATTTGTGTGTGAAGGTGTATTCAGCAATATCTCTACCCTCAAAGTATTTATATTTACggagagaaaacaaagacacaTTTAGGTGTAATGTAGAAGTGTAAGAAATTCTTGCCTATAGTCTGAGTTAAGCAAATTCTCGGTCTTTTTGCcttaaattttcatattaaatgCACACACACTTTATTCCTCTGCTCTGTAACTGTTTGTACATCTCCATCTTCTATTGACCTAACATGAATTCCTGACcttagctttatttatttattgaaaatcaaacaaaatttccTGTGTACAACTTAGATGATACTATTTCACTTATCTGTTACCAttacaatatattaataaaagttttcTGTTTAAAAGTATCAAGGAAAAACTCAATCTTTAAACATTAGAAAACGAAAGATGTTGGTATTTTGTTTCTGTTAGTAGGGTAAGTAATACTCATTAACAAGCAGATAGTTCACTTTTCTAATTAAAGATTGTACCTAACTCCGGGGTGACACCAGTAGTCTTCTGTGTCATTGTGAGTAGTTGAAGGGTTATCATATTTGTAACACATTAGGAAACCATGATTTTTTTACTTCCAgttcattattaataataatccTTTTTGTATGGTGATGTgttgacaaaatgaaaataaatttttttaatattttgagatttttatttaattatttaatgccAGTAGCTTTACATGACCATGTTTTTCACTAACTATATGAGAATATACAGTAATACAAAACCAAACCCGTTATTTCCTCCCTTACTTGTAAAGAAAGAACAGAACTGTGGAAAATCCATGGAATTTTACTATAGTTAGATGAGGCTTGGgatcctttttctttaaatttttaagctGTTTACATTtgatagtttttaatatttaagtaaataaagtactgaagtttgagaaggataaacctaatttttattatatttcatttcagGAGAGTGAAAAAGACTTGGAAGAAGCTGAGGAATATAAGGAAGCACGTTTAGTACTGGATTCAGTGAAGTTAGAAGCCTGAAGTTTTTCTGTACAGGGTGTTTTTTGCATTAAATTTCGAGGTCCATTCCACAATTCATTGTTTTTGACCACTGCTGTGTGTTCAAGTAGTATGAGAATGTGATTCTTTTTATGCAGTTGCATtcgtttttcttttcctaatttaagGTGTCAAATAAATGAGTTCATctaataaaattgtttctttcatactttacaaaatatttttaattaacctTTTGTCATTAACTCATAGACGTTTTTGACAGCGAATTAGAACCTGTCAGGCTCTATTTGAAGTCTAGATATTTTGCTTCATATGGATTGGTTAAAAAtaggatgcatttttttttaagataaaaatccaAATTTTGAGCAGTTTATTCTAAATAGGGTAGAACTCCCTGATAAGAAAAGAACCTCTCTGTGGACAAGTCCTCGCATATTTATCCCTTTGCAGTGAAAGTCTGACATTTCCATTACTGTAAACTGATGGGGAACACTTAAGTCTTTTTCCAGAAAGACAGATTCATACAGAAAACACCAACCGTTTAGATCTTCAAATAAGATTCTCATAAACAATAAAGAATTGAAttgtattttaaaggaataatgGCTGTTGCTGGTGGTATGCTGGGAAATGacaactcatttttttcttctatttctagaaaatgtATATAAGCCTTTTATATCGCCAGCCTAACATG is a window encoding:
- the TBCA gene encoding tubulin-specific chaperone A, producing the protein MADPRVRQIKIKTGVVKRLVKEKMMYEKEAKQQEEKIEKMKAEDGENYAIKKQAEILQESRMMIPDCQRRLEAAYADLLQLIESEKDLEEAEEYKEARLVLDSVKLEA